In the Pontibacillus sp. HMF3514 genome, GAAACGATCTGGGAAATCCGTAAGAAAGTCGGTATGGTATTTCAAAACCCTGATAATCAATTTGTTGGAACCACTGTAAAAGACGATGTTGCTTTCGGTCTTGAAAACCATGGTGTACCACGAGAAGAAATGGTGAAACGTATTCAACAAAGTTTAGAAACAGTAGGAATGTCTTCATATGAAGATCAAGAACCGCATCGATTATCAGGAGGACAGAAACAAAGGGTTGCCATTGCTAGTGTATTGGCTGTGTCACCTGAACTTATCATATTCGATGAAGCGACAGCCATGCTTGATCCAAAAGGTAGACGGGAGATTATGAATACGGTCAATCATCTACGTAGTGAACGTGACGTTTCCATTATCACAATCACACATGATTTGAATGAGGTCGCTATGGCGGATCGGGTTATTGTAATGAATAAAGGTGAGGTATGGCATGAGGGGAAACCACGTGAAATCTTTGCTAAGCAAGCAGAGCTAAAAGACATTGGGCTTGATGCTCCATTTGTCACAAAGCTCGCACATGAATTAAAGGGTATGGGATTGGATTTAGAAATGGAGCCCATAAATCATGAAGAAATGTTGGATGCATTATGCAAATATCATTTAACAACGTAAGTTATATCTATCAACCCAAAACCCCTTTTGAATACAAAGCCTTGCAAGACCTTTCATTTACAATTCCATCAGGATCATTTGTTGCCGTTATTGGTCACACTGGTTCTGGAAAGTCAACGTTATTGCAACACTTAAACGGATTATTAGCACCTACCCACGGAGATGTGGAAATTGGAGATTATAAGATTCAGGCTGATGAAAAGAATAAACAGTTGAAATCGTTACGTGAACAAGTAGGCGTAGTCTTCCAATATCCAGAACACCAACTGTTTGAAGAAACCGTTTATAAAGATATTGCTTTTGGACCAACCAATTTTGGTGTGGAGAAAGGCGAGATTGATGAGCGAGTGGAGCGTACCATTGATTCTGTAGGATTATCATCAGATATGCTAGAGCGTTCTCCATTTGATTTAAGTGGAGGTCAGATGCGCCGAGTCGCAATAGCAGGCGTTTTAGCGATGGAACCAAGTGTTCTTGTACTCGATGAGCCCACTGCAGGGCTAGATCCTAGAGGACAGCAAGAAATGATGGACATGTTCTATCAACTTCATCGAGACCAGCAGCTTACCACCGTGCTGGTTACGCATAGTATGGAGGATGCTCTTGCCTATGCTGATTACGTCCTGGTTATGGACCAAGGACAACTCTATATGGAAGGTGAACCACTCGAAGTCTTTCGCCAAAAGGAAGCATTGAATGATGTTGGATTAGATGTACCAGAAATCATTGAGTTTATAACGAAATTTGAACAGAAATTTGATATCTCCATGCAATATTCCAATCAACCCCTATCACAGTTTGCTGAGCAATTGAAGAACAAACTGAAGGGGGGAAGTCATGATGAATGATTCTATGATTATCGGACAATATGTTCCAGGGCAATCACTCGTTCATAGAATGGATCCACGTATGAAAATGACGATCATCTTTTTCTTTGTTATTGTCGTCTTTTTCGCAAACTCTATTGGAAGCTATGGCTTGCTAACGCTTTTCGCATTTGTGAGCGTCGCCATAACGAGAATCCCGCTATCATTTATCTTAAAAGGGTTAAAGCCAGTCTGGTTTTTAATTATATTTACCTTTTTACTACATTTATTTTTTACAAGACAGGGTGAGGTTCTTTTCGAGATATTCACCTTCCCTGTTTATGAGGAAGCTATCGAACAAGGATTTAAAATATCTTTGCGCTTCTTCCTGTTAATTCTATTAACATCATTACTGACTCTAACAACGACACCTATTGCGATAACCGATGCAATTGAGAGTATGTTTCACCCTTTGAAAAAGGTAAAGTTCCCTGTTCATGAACTTGCTTTAATGATGTCGATTTCCTTACGATTTATCCCGACACTTATGCAGGAAACAGAGAAAATTTCGAAGGCACAGGCATCAAGAGGTGTGGACTTTCGTAGCGGCCCAATTAAGGAGCGTGTGAAGGCGATTGTTCCATTACTAGTGCCATTATTCGTCAGCGCATTTAAACGTGCTGAGGACCTTGCTATGGCTATGGAAGCAAGAGGTTATCAAGGTGGAGAAGGGCGTACAAAATTGAGGGAACTTACTCTAACCAAAGAAGATATCGCTGTCCTGATTTTATTTATCGTTGTAATAGTCGGTGTCTTTATTTTACGAACGTAGAGGTGTGACGCTTATGGAGCGTGTGTGCTGTGTTGTTCAATACGATGGCACAAACTACTCGGGCTTTCAAATCCAAGCCAATTCAAACCGTACGATCCAAGAAAAAATTGAAAAAGCCTTAACGAAAATGCATAAAGGTAAGCCAATGAAGATTATTGCTTCGGGCCGAACTGATGCTGGGGTCCATGCATATGGTCAGGTCTTTCACTTTGATTCAGATTTGTATATTCCTGAGTACAATTGGAAGAAAGGATTACAAACCCTTTTACCGTCTGATATCCAAATTGTAGAAGTGCATAAGGTTTCAATGGATTTTCATGCTAGATATGATACTTCTCAAAAAGAATATCGATACCGTGTGCTTAACACAAAGGATAAAGATGTCTTTAGACGTAATGTTACCTATCATGTCCCCTATGATCTAGATATCGATAAAGTAAAAGAAGCGTGCAAGTATATTGAAGGTACTCATGATTTCACTTCTTTTAGTTCAACTAAAACGAAAGTGCGTGGTGAACGTATTCGAACAGTATATGAGGCGACCTGTGAAAAACAAGGAGACGAGCTTCTCTTTATTTTTCGTGGAGATGGATTTCTCTACAATATGGTAAGGATTTTAGTTGGGACGTTGATACAAGTTGGGAGAGGACGTCGTGAGCCTGAAGATATCCCGGTGATCATGGAAGCCAAAGAACGAACAAAAGCTGGCGTCACAGCTCCTGCTCAAGGGTTGTTTTTGTGGAAGGTGGATTATAAAGAACAGGGATAGTTTCTTGCTATCTATCTACGGCTCCTAGGGCTAGCAAATAAGCGATATTCTCCTTCAGTGCCCTTTCGTCACTTACGGATATCTTGCTTATTCGAATGCCCTTGAGCAGTCGCCTCTTCTTTTAATTATAAAAACAACGTATCCAGGTGTAACATTCTCTTGACATAAGGTATGTAAGTATTATAATATGATCTATGGCATTTTATTTCATTACCATGATTAGCCCCGGAACTAATTATGTTGATAATAAGATAATCGTTTAAAAGAATGAATGAATATTAGGAGGGAACCGACCATGCGCACAACTTTCATGGCCAACGAAAATAACGTTGAACGCAAATGGTATGTTGTCGATGCTGAAGGTCAAACACTAGGTCGTTTGGCAAGCGAGGTTGCATCTATCCTTCGCGGAAAGCATAAAGCAACGTACACACCGCATGTTGACACGGGTGATCACGTGATCCTTGTGAACGCTGAAAAAATTGAACTAACTGGTAAGAAACTAAATGACAAGATGTATTACCGTCATTCAAATCACCCAGGTGGTTTAAAAGAACGTCGTGCATACGAAATGCGCAATAACTATCCTGAGCAAATGCTTGAGCAAGCAGTAAAAGGTATGCTACCAAGCGGAAGCCTAGGACGTGAAATGGGCAAGAAACTACACGTATATCGTGGACCTGAACACAAACATCAAGCACAAAAACCAGAAGCACTAGAGCTTCGCGGTTAATTAAAAGGAGGTAGACTGAGTTGGCACAAGTACAATACTACGGTACTGGACGTCGTAAAAGCTCAACAGCTCGTGTACGTTTAGTTCCAGGCACAGGCCGTGTCGTTATTAATAAACGTGATGCAGAAGATTATTTCCCATACGAAACGCTACGTGTAATCACTAAGCAGCCTTTAGCTCTAACAGAAACTGAAGGAACTTATGATGTTCTTGTAAACGTTGATGGCGGAGGTTTCACTGGTCAAGCTGGTGCTATCCGTCACGGTGTTGCACGTGCTCTATTAGAAGCGGACCCTGAATACCGCACTTCTCTTAAGCGCGCTGGTTTCCTAACTCGTGACGCTCGTGAGAAAGAACGTAAAAAGTACGGTCTTCGCAAAGCACGTCGTGCGCCACAATTCTCAAAGCGTTAATATTCTTTTTCGCTTACAAATCCCTTGGTCTTTTGACCAGGGGATTTTTTGTGTTTTAGGGTAAGTTAAAGGAAACTGTTAATTTTGAATAAAAGAGAAAAGAAGCTCTAACATATTCCATTATAGCCCCCTTATCTGGAAGACTTGGAATCGAGATAATGTGCGTATGGTTCCGTTGCTTTAATGGAGTGCGGCGGGCTGGGAAACGGGCTGCTTTCCCCGGACGAACGATCGAGCCTCCTCACTCACTACGTTCCCTGCGGGGTCTCGCTCGCCCGTTATTCCGGAGGAGTCAGCCCGTTTCCCAGCCCACCTTAGCAGAATGGTGATGAACGGAACCCCAGCCTGAAAAGAGGAGCTAATGATGTATTGTATTAAACAATATTTATATATATAGTGACTCAAACCTTGATATTAAGCATGTTCAAGGTGTTTATAAGACCTATTTACTACTTTTATGGCGCTTGAGAAGTCCACTTATTCGAGTTGGGTCCGTTAACCTCCACTTCAATAGGGGGGAAGGAAACGGTGAGACTCCAGTGGTATTACGATCGGGCGAGACCCCGCAGAGAGTGGAACGAACGAGGAGGCTCGACCGTGAGTCCACAGGACGCGAACCGTTTCACTGACC is a window encoding:
- a CDS encoding energy-coupling factor ABC transporter ATP-binding protein, which codes for MERSFLTFNNVSFQYREDYPWVLKDVTLDVKPNEWVAIIGHNGSGKSTMAKLMNGLLFPQQGSVVVDGEELAEETIWEIRKKVGMVFQNPDNQFVGTTVKDDVAFGLENHGVPREEMVKRIQQSLETVGMSSYEDQEPHRLSGGQKQRVAIASVLAVSPELIIFDEATAMLDPKGRREIMNTVNHLRSERDVSIITITHDLNEVAMADRVIVMNKGEVWHEGKPREIFAKQAELKDIGLDAPFVTKLAHELKGMGLDLEMEPINHEEMLDALCKYHLTT
- a CDS encoding energy-coupling factor ABC transporter ATP-binding protein, with the translated sequence MQISFNNVSYIYQPKTPFEYKALQDLSFTIPSGSFVAVIGHTGSGKSTLLQHLNGLLAPTHGDVEIGDYKIQADEKNKQLKSLREQVGVVFQYPEHQLFEETVYKDIAFGPTNFGVEKGEIDERVERTIDSVGLSSDMLERSPFDLSGGQMRRVAIAGVLAMEPSVLVLDEPTAGLDPRGQQEMMDMFYQLHRDQQLTTVLVTHSMEDALAYADYVLVMDQGQLYMEGEPLEVFRQKEALNDVGLDVPEIIEFITKFEQKFDISMQYSNQPLSQFAEQLKNKLKGGSHDE
- a CDS encoding energy-coupling factor transporter transmembrane protein EcfT, which codes for MNDSMIIGQYVPGQSLVHRMDPRMKMTIIFFFVIVVFFANSIGSYGLLTLFAFVSVAITRIPLSFILKGLKPVWFLIIFTFLLHLFFTRQGEVLFEIFTFPVYEEAIEQGFKISLRFFLLILLTSLLTLTTTPIAITDAIESMFHPLKKVKFPVHELALMMSISLRFIPTLMQETEKISKAQASRGVDFRSGPIKERVKAIVPLLVPLFVSAFKRAEDLAMAMEARGYQGGEGRTKLRELTLTKEDIAVLILFIVVIVGVFILRT
- the truA gene encoding tRNA pseudouridine(38-40) synthase TruA yields the protein MERVCCVVQYDGTNYSGFQIQANSNRTIQEKIEKALTKMHKGKPMKIIASGRTDAGVHAYGQVFHFDSDLYIPEYNWKKGLQTLLPSDIQIVEVHKVSMDFHARYDTSQKEYRYRVLNTKDKDVFRRNVTYHVPYDLDIDKVKEACKYIEGTHDFTSFSSTKTKVRGERIRTVYEATCEKQGDELLFIFRGDGFLYNMVRILVGTLIQVGRGRREPEDIPVIMEAKERTKAGVTAPAQGLFLWKVDYKEQG
- the rplM gene encoding 50S ribosomal protein L13, producing MRTTFMANENNVERKWYVVDAEGQTLGRLASEVASILRGKHKATYTPHVDTGDHVILVNAEKIELTGKKLNDKMYYRHSNHPGGLKERRAYEMRNNYPEQMLEQAVKGMLPSGSLGREMGKKLHVYRGPEHKHQAQKPEALELRG
- the rpsI gene encoding 30S ribosomal protein S9 — translated: MAQVQYYGTGRRKSSTARVRLVPGTGRVVINKRDAEDYFPYETLRVITKQPLALTETEGTYDVLVNVDGGGFTGQAGAIRHGVARALLEADPEYRTSLKRAGFLTRDAREKERKKYGLRKARRAPQFSKR